One window of Phycodurus eques isolate BA_2022a chromosome 8, UOR_Pequ_1.1, whole genome shotgun sequence genomic DNA carries:
- the rfx2 gene encoding LOW QUALITY PROTEIN: DNA-binding protein RFX2 (The sequence of the model RefSeq protein was modified relative to this genomic sequence to represent the inferred CDS: deleted 1 base in 1 codon): MQSSEGGSDTSPSVAALRTSSSAQAPVVQPVPASQQRALVQATGSVQKGGQVQQLSVSRAQQVSPQVQQSQHVYPSQVHYVGEGGEAVYTNGTIRTAYYNPEAQLYGQSSGGSYFDSQAGGAHVATVVSSASGGVPPHSMVGIAMDVSSSHIISSGSTYLIHGGNMEGNRNHISHSSRSSSAMLEMAIENLQKSEGIASHKSSLLNSHLQWLLDNYETAEGVSLPRCSLYNHYLRHCQEQKLDPVNAASFGKLIRSVFMGLRTRRLGTRGNSKYHYYGIRVKPDSPLNRLQEDTQYMAMRQQPVHQKQRFKPLQKVDGMPDNLCVNSHCNNTPEQSVAAQSQHHQQYIDTAHSLPEFPAPNVGTQPPPERISMNDIKKLQTLYRDHCEATLDVVMNLQFHYIEKLWQTFWCSTAPSSDGSTTIPNSDDELEGVLPREKLVNLCKYEPVRLWMRSCDHILYQALVEILIPDVLRPVPSTLTQAIRNFAKSLEGWLTNAMTSFPQEIIRTKVAVVSAFAQTLRRYTSLNHLAQAARAVLQNTSQINQMLSDLNRVDFANVQEQASWVCQCDESVVQRLEQDFKVTLQQQSSLDQWATWLDNVVSLVLKPHQGSPSFPKAARQFLLKWSFYSSMVIRDLTLRSAASFGSFHLIRLLYDEYMFYLVEHRVAQATGETPIAVMGEFSDLSSMMPSLMEKDVSFSDEMSDLGSDADVSRSEPAVKRERIEMSHPLQEM, translated from the exons ATGCAGAGCTCTGAGGGCGGTTCCGACACTTCTCCCAGCGTGGCAGCGTTGCGGACGTCATCATCAGCCCAGGCGCCTGTGGTACAACCTGTCCCAGCCTCCCAACAG AGAGCGCTGGTACAAGCCACAGGCTCAGTTCAGAAGGGAGGACAAGTACAGCAGCTTTCAGTATCCAGGGCTCAACAGGTTTCTCCGCAG GTCCAGCAGTCACAGCATGTCTATCCATCCCAGGTACACTATGTAGGGGAAGGTGGAGAGGCTGTTTACACTAATGGAACAAT TCGCACGGCCTACTACAACCCAGAGGCTCAGTTGTACGGTCAGAGCAGCGGGGGGTCGTACTTTGACTCGCAGGCCGGTGGAGCTCACGTCGCCACCGTTGTCTCCTCTGCCAGTGGTGGGGTGCCGCCTCATAGCATGGTGGGCATTGCCATGGATGTAAGCAGCAGCCATATCATCTCCAGCGGCAGCACCTATTTGATCCATGGAGGAAACATGGAAGGAAACCGCAACCATATATCACACTCCTCTCGCTCCTCTTCAGCCATG CTTGAAATGGCGATTGAAAACCTCCAAAAGTCTGAAGGAATTGCAAGTCACAAAAGCAGCCTGCTCAACAGCCAT CTTCAGTGGCTGCTGGACAACTACGAAACCGCTGAGGGTGTGAGCCTGCCCCGGTGCTCCCTCTATAACCATTACTTGAGGCATTGCCAGGAACAGAAACTGGATCCGGTCAACGCAGCCTCCTTTGGCAAGCTCATTCGCTCC GTCTTCATGGGTCTCAGGACACGGCGTCTTGGAACCAG AGGCAACTCAAAATATCATTATTATGGCATCCGGGTGAAGCCAGACTCTCCACTAAACCGGCTGCAAGAGGACACCCAGTACATGGCTATGAGGCAGCAGCCTGTCCATCAGAAACAAAG GTTCAAACCTCTGCAGAAGGTGGATGGAATGCCTGACAACCTGTGTGTGAACTCTCACTGTAACAACACTCCGGAACAATCTGTTGCAGCTCAGAGCCAACACCACCAACAGTACATCG ACACAGCCCACAGCTTGCCGGAGTTTCCCGCTCCCAACGTGGGCACTCAGCCTCCACCGGAGCGCATCAGTATGAACGACATCAAGAAGCTGCAGACCCTCTACAGAGACCACTGCGAG GCCACTCTGGATGTGGTGATGAACCTCCAGTTCCACTACATTGAGAAACTCTGGCAGACCTTTTGGTGCTCAACAGCACCATCAAGTGACGGGAGCACCACCATCCCCAACAG TGATGACGAACTGGAGGGTGTGCTGCCGAGAGAGAAGCTGGTAAATCTGTGTAAATATGAACCAGTTCGACTATGGATGAGAAGCTGTGATCACATCCTCTACCAGGCCTTGGTGGAGATCCTGATCCCGGATGTGCTACGTCCTGTTCCCA GCACTCTCACTCAAGCCATCAGGAACTTCGCTAAGAGTCTGGAGGGATGGCTGACGAACGCCATGACCAGCTTTCCTCAAGAAATCATCCGCACTAAG gtggCGGTGGTCAGTGCCTTTGCGCAGACGCTGAGACGTTACACCAGCCTGAACCACCTGGCCCAGGCAGCGCGCGCCGTCCTCCAGAACACCTCACAGATCAACCAGATGCTGTCCGACCTCAACCGGGTCGACTTTGCTAACGTGCAG GAGCAGGCGTCGTGGGTGTGTCAGTGCGACGAGAGCGTGGTTCAGCGTCTGGAGCAGGACTTTAAAGTCACCCTGCAGCAGCAGAGTTCTCTGGACCAGTGGGCCACTTGGCTGGACAATGTGGTCTCTCTGGTCCTCAAGCCCCACCAGGGCAGCCCAAGCTTCCCCAAGGCAGCGCGGCAGTTTCTGCTTAAATGGTCCTTCTACAG ctcCATGGTGATTAGAGACCTGACTCTGCGCAGCGCTGCCAGTTTTGGTTCCTTCCACCTGATCCGCCTGCTGTACGACGAGTACATGTTCTACCTGGTGGAGCACCGCGTGGCTCAGGCAACTGGAGAGACGCCAATCGCTGTCATGGGGGAG TTCAGTGACCTGAGTTCCATGATGCCTTCACTCATGGAaaaag ACGTGTCCTTCTCCGACGAGATGAGCGACCTGGGCAGCGACGCCGACGTGTCCCGGAGCGAGCCGGCCGTCAAGCGGGAGCGCATCGAAATGAGCCACCCTCTGCAGGAGATGTGA